The genome window CCATGCCCTGGCCGCCCTGGCCGGACGGGCCGAACCGGAGACGGTGGCGGCCAGCCTGGCCTATCTGGCCGGCCCGGACTGCGCCTCCCCGACCCCCCTGGCCGCGGCCTGGCGGGCCTTCGGGCTGGGGGCCTGGGGCCGGGCGGACGCGGCGGTCCTGGGGAACCTGGCCGTGACCCTGGCGCGACAGGAACGCCACGGCCCCTACGACACGGCGCTTGTGGCCCAACTGCTGGCCGCCGCCGCCAGCCGGGGACGGTTTTCCGCCATCGTGGCAAGGAGTGCCCATGCCTGATCCGAGAGACGGCCCAACCGCCGGCCTGAGCCGCCGGCAGGCCCTCAAGCTGCTGGGCGCGGCCGGCCTGGTCGCCGCCGGCGCGGCGGCCGGCTGCAAGGCGCCGGCCCCGGGCGCCGACATGGCCCCCGCCGTTTTCGTGGCCAAGGCGGCCGATTACACCGTCGAGCTGGGCGCGATCCTGCGCCGGGGACTGGCCGAACTGGGCCTGGGCCGGACGGAGGTCGCCGGCAAGCGCGTGCTGCTCAAACCCAATCTGGTCGAACCCCATGCCGGGGCCGGCCACATCAACACCCATCCGCTGGTGGTGCGGGCGGCGGCCGAGGCCTTCCTGGCCCTGGGCGCGGCCGCGGTGACCGTGGCCGAGGGGGCGGGCCATCGCCGCGACAGCTGGCTGGTCCTGGAGGAGTCGGGCCTGGGCGAGGTGCTGGCCGAGGACCGGCTGCCCTTTGCCGACCTCAATACCGGGCCGGTCCACATGGCGAAAAACCTGGGCGGCGTCAGCAAGCTCGGCGACCTGTGGCTGCCCGACGCCCTGGCCCGGGCCGATTTCGTGGTGTCCGTGGCCAAGATGAAGATCCACCACTGGGCCGGGGTGACGCTGTCCATGAAAAACCTCTTCGGTGTCATGCCCGGGACGATCTACGGCTGGCCGAAAAACGTCCTGCACTTCGCCGGCATCGAGCCCGCGATCCTGGATATCGCCGCCACGGTGCGCCCGGACCTGGCCATCGTGGACGGCATCGTCGGCATGGAGGGCGACGGCCCCATCATGGGCGATCCCGTGGCCGCCGGGGTCCTGGTCATGGGGCGCAACGGCCTGGCCGTGGACGCCACCTGCTGCCGGATCATGGGCGTGGACCCGGCGCGCATCGGCTATCTGCGCCGGGCCGACGGCGTCCTGGGGACCATCGAGGCCGGCCGCATCCGGCAGCGCGGCGAGGAGCCCGCCTCGGTGCGCCGGGATTTCGCCCTGCTCGATTTCGTGCCGGCCCATGGCGGCATCCGGCTTGCGCCCTAGGGACCCAGGTTCCCGTTGCATCGCCCGGGCAGTATGCTAGCCTTGGCCGATGCGTGCTCCATTGCCTCGTGTCGCCCGTTTCCGGTGCCGGCGGTTGCTGGCGGCCCTGGGCCTTTGCCTGGCCTTTTGGATTGCCGGGGCGGGCTGTTCCCCGGGCGGCGGGGCCGGGCTGCTCGACGTCCACTCCGGGGCGCGCCTGTCCCTGGCCCAGGCGGCCGGGGAACTGGCCGGCAGCCGGTTGGTGGTGGTGGGCGAGGACCACTCCCGGCCGGCCCACCGCCGCTTCCAGGCGGCGCTGATCCGGGCGCTGGCCGGGACCGGGGCCGGGGTGGCCGTGGGCCTGGAGATGTTTCCGGCCTCGGCCCAGGCGCTCCTGGACGGCTACGGGGCCGGGACCGTGGACGAGGCCGCCGTGGAAAAGGCCTTCGCGGCCTATTGGGGCCAGGGCTGGGAGTCGTACCGGGAGGTGCTGCGGGCTTGCCGCGAGTTGGGGCTGCCGCTGGTCGGCCTCAACGTCCCCCGGGAGGTCGTGCGCAAGGTGGCCCGGGAGGGCTTCGCCGCCCTGTCGCCCGGGGAGCGGGGGGCGCTGCCCATGGTGGCCTGCCGGGTGGACCGGGAATACGAGGCGTTCCTGCGGCGGGTGGCCGGGGATCACGGCGTCGGGCTCGATTTCCGCAAGTTCTGCGAGGCCCAACTCGTCTGGGACACGGCCATGGCCGTGGCCGCCAGGGACGCCCTGGCCGCCCATCCCGGGAGGCTCTTGGTGGTGCTGTGCGGCGCCAGCCACGCCTGGAAGCCGGCCGTGCCGCACCAGTTGCGCCAGCTCGCCCCGCAGCTTTCGCTTCGCGTCGTCCTGCCCGAGGCCCCCGGCCGGCTGGAGCCGGCCACGGCCGGCCCCGGCGACTGCGACTACCTGGCCCTGGGGCTGTGAGGCCTACCAGGCCAGCGGGCTCGTCCAGTCGGAGAAAAACCGGTACAGCGCCCATTCGTCCACGGCCAGGCCGCCGGGCAGGATGCAGTTGCCCACCTGGCCCGTGGCCGTGTCGTTGATGACGAGCGTGCCGCCGGCCTCCACGCAAAACGTCGAGGCCGGGTTGGGCAGGCCCACCAACTGGGCCGGGGCCGGAACGGCGGTCAGGGCCAGCAGCGACAGGGCCGCGGCGAGGATCAGGAAGCGGTGCATGGCGTCTCCGAGCTCGCGGATTCCTTGGGGATCCGGCTGCGGTTGACGGGGGGTCGGCCGCGTGTCGCGTTCCCGAAATCCGCGCCTGCGGATTTCGGGAACGCGCAACGGAACGCCACCCTAGGCCTGCGGGGCATCCTGGGGCGGCCGGGGGAAGACGGCCAGTTTGGGGCTGCCGGGCACGGGCTGGCCCTTGCAATAGGCTTCGACGCGGTGCGGCCGTCCGTCGCGCAGGTGCC of Solidesulfovibrio sp. contains these proteins:
- a CDS encoding ChaN family lipoprotein, yielding MLAALGLCLAFWIAGAGCSPGGGAGLLDVHSGARLSLAQAAGELAGSRLVVVGEDHSRPAHRRFQAALIRALAGTGAGVAVGLEMFPASAQALLDGYGAGTVDEAAVEKAFAAYWGQGWESYREVLRACRELGLPLVGLNVPREVVRKVAREGFAALSPGERGALPMVACRVDREYEAFLRRVAGDHGVGLDFRKFCEAQLVWDTAMAVAARDALAAHPGRLLVVLCGASHAWKPAVPHQLRQLAPQLSLRVVLPEAPGRLEPATAGPGDCDYLALGL
- a CDS encoding DUF333 domain-containing protein codes for the protein MHRFLILAAALSLLALTAVPAPAQLVGLPNPASTFCVEAGGTLVINDTATGQVGNCILPGGLAVDEWALYRFFSDWTSPLAW
- a CDS encoding DUF362 domain-containing protein — encoded protein: MPDPRDGPTAGLSRRQALKLLGAAGLVAAGAAAGCKAPAPGADMAPAVFVAKAADYTVELGAILRRGLAELGLGRTEVAGKRVLLKPNLVEPHAGAGHINTHPLVVRAAAEAFLALGAAAVTVAEGAGHRRDSWLVLEESGLGEVLAEDRLPFADLNTGPVHMAKNLGGVSKLGDLWLPDALARADFVVSVAKMKIHHWAGVTLSMKNLFGVMPGTIYGWPKNVLHFAGIEPAILDIAATVRPDLAIVDGIVGMEGDGPIMGDPVAAGVLVMGRNGLAVDATCCRIMGVDPARIGYLRRADGVLGTIEAGRIRQRGEEPASVRRDFALLDFVPAHGGIRLAP